Proteins co-encoded in one Hymenobacter swuensis DY53 genomic window:
- a CDS encoding acyl carrier protein phosphodiesterase, producing MNFLAHLLLSGSPAATPDYEDLVVGNFAAEAVRGRTALEAYPATVQRGIRLHRFIDSFTDAHPVVRRTTARLRTAGLGKWAGVVSDVGFDHLLARDFAQYHPSEPLPQFAQRQYQLLHQRRHELPERLQHMLHYMRQHDWLTGYAHPEGLHRALLGLSRRVPAAAVLATGAAAFLAELPAYEADFAEFWPELRAGVEGMW from the coding sequence ATGAATTTCCTCGCCCACCTGCTACTCTCCGGCTCACCCGCCGCCACTCCCGACTACGAAGACCTCGTCGTCGGCAATTTCGCCGCCGAGGCGGTGCGGGGCCGCACCGCCCTGGAAGCCTATCCCGCCACCGTACAGCGCGGCATCCGCCTGCACCGTTTCATCGACTCGTTTACCGATGCCCACCCCGTGGTGCGCCGCACCACCGCCCGCCTGCGCACGGCCGGCCTGGGCAAGTGGGCCGGCGTGGTATCCGACGTCGGTTTCGACCACCTGCTGGCCCGCGACTTCGCGCAGTATCACCCATCGGAGCCACTACCGCAGTTTGCGCAGCGCCAGTACCAGCTGCTGCACCAGCGCCGCCACGAGCTGCCCGAGCGTTTGCAGCACATGCTGCACTACATGCGCCAGCACGATTGGCTAACCGGCTATGCCCACCCCGAGGGCCTGCACCGCGCCCTACTGGGGCTGAGCCGCCGCGTGCCCGCCGCCGCCGTGCTGGCTACCGGAGCCGCCGCGTTTCTGGCGGAGCTACCGGCCTATGAGGCAGATTTTGCGGAGTTCTGGCCGGAATTGCGGGCGGGGGTGGAGGGAATGTGGTAG
- a CDS encoding pyridoxamine 5'-phosphate oxidase family protein — MSNQPNVTNDLSKLLDKIKDVRIAMLTTQDEDGSLRSRPMFTQKPDGSSALVFLTDKDSAKVYEVKKDSHVNLSYGKPEDNVYVSVSGRANAYRDQAEIDKLWSEPMRAWFPKGKDDESIYILKVEIEKGEYWDTPSSLLTQAVAYVKALATGERSTSDDVNEHAKVEVK; from the coding sequence ATGTCCAACCAACCCAACGTAACCAACGACCTAAGCAAACTGCTCGACAAAATTAAGGATGTGCGTATTGCCATGCTCACCACCCAGGATGAGGACGGCAGCCTGCGCAGCCGCCCCATGTTCACCCAAAAGCCCGACGGCAGCAGTGCCCTGGTGTTCCTGACCGATAAGGATTCGGCCAAAGTGTACGAGGTGAAAAAAGATAGCCACGTCAACCTGAGCTATGGCAAGCCCGAAGACAACGTGTACGTCTCGGTATCGGGCCGCGCCAACGCCTACCGCGACCAGGCCGAAATCGACAAGCTCTGGAGTGAGCCGATGCGCGCCTGGTTCCCCAAAGGCAAGGATGATGAGAGCATCTATATCCTGAAAGTGGAAATCGAGAAAGGCGAGTACTGGGACACCCCCAGCAGCCTGCTCACCCAGGCCGTAGCCTACGTGAAAGCCCTGGCCACCGGTGAGCGGAGCACTTCCGACGACGTAAACGAGCACGCCAAAGTAGAAGTGAAGTAG
- the leuS gene encoding leucine--tRNA ligase, with the protein MPGYHPQDIEKKWQAHWKDQQTFKADNASDKPKYYVLDMFPYPSGAGLHVGHPLGYIASDIVSRYRRLRGFNVLHPMGFDSFGLPAEQYAIQTGQHPAITTEQNIDTYIRQLNSLGFSYDWSREVRTSDPAYYKWTQWIFLKLFNSWYNLDTNKAEPLKTLLEKFEQNGSEGIRAAGDDEERHSFTAGQWKLFSEKQRLQAVHPYRLAYQQDTYVNWCPGLGTVLSNDEVKDGLSERGGFPVERRLMPQWNLRITAYADRLLQGLDTLDWPDAVKEMQRNWIGKSIGAEVSFAVQGHEQAQIKVYTTRVDTIYGATFLVLAPEHELVKELTTPEQQAEIQDYIDATKRRSERDRMADTKTVSGAFTGSYALNPFSNEPIQIWIADYVLAGYGTGAVMAVPSGDQRDYVFAKHFNLPIVQVVDAQQIEEQADPTKDGLYLHGLIKGQNYKQATQTLIGELEQRGIGKGKTNFRIRDAIFGRQRYWGEPIPIYYKEGTAYGVAEADLPLVLPEIDEYKPTETGEPPLGRAKEWKYKGLYEYELSTMPGWAGSSWYYLRYMDPQNTGRFVGQEAEQYWQQVDLYMGGAEHATGHLLYSRFWHLFLKDLGVVSAPEPFQKLINQGMILGRSNFVYRINGTNTFVTAGKKDQHETTALHVDVNIVNNDVLDTDAFKKWRPDYTSADFILEDNGTYVCGWEVEKMSKGKFNVVSPDTLVSQYGADALRLYEMFLGPLEQYKPWNTNGMSGVAGFLKKLWRLYHPQDGTFAVTDEAATPQELKALHKAIRKVEEDIEKFSFNTTVSALMITVNELTALDCHKRAILEPLVLLLSPYAPHLAEELWQQLGHPAGSISHAQYPEFREEYLVEDTVNYPVAINGKVRETLQFPATATAQDIEAAVRASDFLSRFAEGKEPKKFIVVPGRMVNVVV; encoded by the coding sequence ATGCCCGGCTACCATCCCCAGGATATTGAGAAAAAGTGGCAAGCCCACTGGAAAGACCAGCAGACCTTCAAGGCCGATAACGCCTCCGACAAGCCCAAATACTACGTGCTCGACATGTTTCCGTACCCCAGCGGGGCGGGGCTGCACGTGGGCCATCCGCTGGGCTACATTGCCTCCGATATCGTGTCGCGCTACAGGCGCCTGCGCGGCTTCAACGTGCTGCATCCTATGGGTTTCGACTCGTTTGGCCTGCCCGCCGAGCAGTACGCCATCCAGACCGGCCAGCACCCTGCTATTACGACGGAGCAGAACATCGATACCTACATCCGGCAGCTCAACTCCCTGGGTTTCAGCTACGACTGGAGCCGCGAGGTACGCACCTCCGACCCGGCCTACTACAAGTGGACGCAGTGGATTTTCCTCAAGCTGTTCAATAGCTGGTACAACCTCGACACCAATAAGGCCGAGCCGCTGAAAACCCTGCTGGAGAAGTTCGAGCAGAACGGCAGCGAAGGTATCCGCGCGGCCGGCGACGACGAGGAGCGCCACAGCTTCACGGCGGGCCAGTGGAAGCTGTTCTCGGAAAAGCAGCGCCTGCAGGCCGTGCACCCCTACCGCCTGGCCTACCAGCAGGACACCTACGTGAACTGGTGCCCCGGCCTGGGCACGGTTTTGTCGAATGACGAGGTAAAAGACGGCCTCTCGGAGCGCGGCGGCTTCCCCGTGGAGCGCCGCCTGATGCCCCAGTGGAACCTGCGCATCACCGCCTACGCCGACCGCCTCCTCCAGGGCCTCGACACCCTCGACTGGCCCGACGCCGTGAAGGAAATGCAGCGCAACTGGATCGGCAAGAGCATCGGCGCCGAGGTCAGCTTTGCGGTGCAGGGCCACGAGCAGGCACAAATCAAGGTCTACACGACGCGGGTTGACACGATTTATGGCGCCACGTTCCTGGTGCTGGCGCCCGAGCATGAGCTGGTAAAGGAGCTGACCACGCCGGAGCAGCAGGCCGAAATCCAGGACTACATCGACGCCACCAAGCGCCGCTCGGAGCGCGACCGGATGGCCGATACCAAGACGGTTTCCGGCGCTTTCACCGGCTCCTACGCCCTCAACCCGTTCAGCAACGAGCCCATCCAGATCTGGATTGCCGATTACGTGCTGGCCGGCTACGGCACCGGCGCGGTAATGGCCGTGCCCTCCGGCGACCAGCGTGACTACGTATTCGCCAAGCACTTCAACTTGCCCATCGTGCAGGTGGTGGATGCCCAGCAGATTGAGGAGCAGGCTGACCCGACCAAGGACGGCCTCTACCTGCACGGCCTCATCAAGGGCCAGAACTACAAGCAGGCTACCCAAACCCTGATTGGGGAGTTGGAGCAGCGCGGCATCGGCAAGGGCAAAACCAACTTCCGCATCCGCGACGCCATCTTCGGCCGCCAGCGCTACTGGGGCGAGCCCATCCCGATTTACTACAAGGAAGGCACTGCCTACGGCGTGGCCGAAGCCGACCTGCCCCTGGTGCTCCCGGAAATCGACGAGTACAAGCCCACCGAAACCGGCGAGCCGCCCCTGGGCCGCGCCAAGGAATGGAAATACAAAGGCCTCTACGAGTATGAGCTGAGCACCATGCCCGGCTGGGCCGGCTCCAGCTGGTACTACCTCCGCTACATGGACCCGCAGAACACCGGTCGTTTTGTGGGCCAGGAAGCCGAACAGTACTGGCAGCAGGTGGATTTATATATGGGTGGCGCAGAGCACGCTACGGGCCACTTGCTCTACTCCCGCTTCTGGCACCTATTCCTGAAAGACCTCGGCGTGGTATCGGCCCCCGAGCCCTTCCAGAAGCTCATCAACCAGGGCATGATTCTGGGCCGCTCGAACTTCGTGTACCGCATCAACGGCACCAATACGTTTGTAACGGCCGGCAAGAAAGACCAGCACGAAACAACCGCTTTGCACGTTGACGTGAACATCGTCAACAATGATGTATTGGATACCGACGCCTTCAAAAAGTGGCGTCCAGACTATACTTCGGCAGACTTCATCCTGGAAGATAATGGCACCTACGTGTGCGGCTGGGAAGTTGAGAAAATGTCGAAAGGCAAGTTCAATGTAGTTAGCCCCGATACGCTGGTAAGTCAGTACGGGGCCGATGCGCTGCGTTTGTACGAGATGTTCCTGGGGCCGCTAGAGCAGTACAAGCCCTGGAATACCAACGGCATGAGCGGCGTGGCGGGCTTCCTCAAGAAGCTCTGGCGCCTCTACCACCCCCAGGACGGCACCTTCGCCGTAACCGATGAGGCCGCAACACCCCAGGAGCTGAAGGCCCTGCACAAGGCCATCCGCAAGGTGGAGGAGGACATCGAGAAATTCTCATTCAACACTACCGTCAGCGCCCTGATGATTACGGTGAACGAGCTGACGGCCCTCGACTGCCACAAGCGCGCCATCCTGGAGCCGCTGGTGCTGCTGCTCTCCCCCTACGCCCCGCACCTCGCCGAGGAGCTGTGGCAGCAGCTCGGCCACCCGGCCGGCAGCATCAGCCACGCCCAGTACCCCGAGTTCCGGGAGGAGTATCTGGTGGAAGACACCGTGAACTACCCCGTGGCCATCAACGGCAAGGTGCGCGAGACGCTGCAGTTCCCCGCCACCGCCACCGCCCAGGACATCGAAGCCGCCGTGCGCGCCTCCGACTTCCTGTCCCGCTTCGCCGAAGGCAAGGAGCCCAAGAAGTTCATCGTGGTGCCCGGCCGCATGGTGAACGTGGTG